The Salmo trutta chromosome 6, fSalTru1.1, whole genome shotgun sequence genome has a window encoding:
- the LOC115196008 gene encoding tyrosine-protein phosphatase non-receptor type 4-like isoform X2: MTSPSQLPAGSNYNDRASELAQDRQHTEVVCNVLLLDNTVQAFKVNKHDQGQVLLDVVFKHLELTERDYFGLQLADDSSDSQRWLDPTKPIRKQLKRGSPHSLNFRVKFFVTDPNKLQEEYTRYQYFLQIKQDILSGRLPCPYITAALLASYAVQSELGDYSQDENLPGYLSEYSFIPNAPQDFEKEIAKQHQQHKGLPPAQSEFNYLNTARTLELYGVELHYARDQSNTDILIGVMSTGIVTYKNRVRINCFPWLQIVKISFKCRQFFIQLRRELNESREALLAFNMVNYRACKNLWKACVEHHTFFRLDRPLPPQKNFFAHVFQLGSKYRYCGRTEVQSVQYGKEKGIKDRVFARSPSKPLVRRPMGGRMDWESVSRNSRASLSDDRLETQSLPTRSPPGTPNQNSKFAQERLRPSSVGHLLDHVIYHDHASPCPTFTNHKSASSTQANSISLDSTPSPDSTVDGQPPALPPKQARRPLCSQSQSHSQQELDNHVNELYDTPLSEDKTMPNGVLPHDNLVFIKMCPDEQGRFGFNVKGGLDQKMPVIVSRVAPGTAADLCVPRLNEGDQVVLINGQDISEHTHDQVVMFIKASCEESDSGELNLLVRPNAMYDLVEEEKLEDGDTESNYQYSPERAPQDQDQHQDQSQPDHHPSCWRDSILQLKEGLSTGAVQQQFDQLYRKRPGLTMSCAKLPQNISKNRYRDISPYDATRVILKGEDGDYINANYINMVIAASSAVNRYIACQGPLPATCSDFWRMTWEQGSNMVVMLTTQVERGRVKCHQYWPNSGAIATHGDFQVSCVTEEGKSAFLVREITLTHLESGESRPLTQIQYMAWPDHGVPDDYTDFLDFVSLVRRKREGKEEPVIVHCSAGIGRTGVLITMETAMCLIECNQPVYPLDIVRTMRDQRAMMIQTPSQYRFVCEAILKVYKEELVKPLTPTKPLTPVESLTPTKPLTPVESLTPTKPLTPVESLTPTKPLTPVESLTPTKPLTPVESLTPTKPLTPVESLTPTKPLTPVESLTPTKPLTPVESLMPTKPLTPVESLTPTKPLTPVESLTPTKPLTPVESLTPTKPLTPVESLTPTKPLTTLEPLTPTKPEVETETESALDLLGRTDGLTD; the protein is encoded by the exons AAGCACGATCAAGGACAGGTCCTGCTGGATGTAGTGTTCAAACACCTGGAGCTGACGGAGAGAGACTACTTCGGCCTACAGCTGGCCGACGACTCCTCAGACAGTCAG AGGTGGCTGGATCCGACCAAACCCATCAGAAAGCAATTAAAAA GGGGGTCTCCACACAGTTTAAATTTTAGGGTTAAATTCTTTGTAACCGACCCCAATAAACTTCAGGAGGAGTATACAAG GTACCAGTACTTTTTGCAGATTAAACAGGACATACTTAGTGGAAG ACTGCCGTGTCCATACATCACAGCCGCTCTTCTTGCTTCGTACGCTGTTCAAT CTGAGCTAGGGGACTACAGTCAGGACGAGAACTTGCCCGGCTACCTCTCCGAATACTCTTTCATCCCCAACGCACCACAAGACTTTGAGAAAGAGATTGCCAAACAGCATCAGCAACACAA GGGACTGCCTCCTGCCCAGTCAGAGTTCAATTATCTAAACACAGCACGGACACTAGAGCTCTATGGAGTCGAATTGCACTATGCGAGG GATCAAAGCAACACTGACATTTTAATCGGAGTGATGTCAACTGGGATTGTCACCTATAAGAACAGGGTACGAATCAACTGCTTTCCATG gcTACAGATTGTAAAGATCTCGTTTAAATGTAGACAGTTTTTTATTCAACTCCGAAGAGAATTG aatGAGAGCCGTGAGGCGCTGTTAGCCTTTAACATGGTGAACTACCGAGCCTGTAAGAACCTATGGAAGGCCTGTGTAGAGCACCACACCTTCTTCAGACTGGACCGACCCTTACCACCACAGAAGAACTTCTTTGCACATGTCTTCCAACTGGGCTCCAAGTACCGCTACTG TGGTAGGACAGAGGTGCAGTCTGTCCAGTACGGCAAGGAGAAGGGCATCAAGGACAGGGTGTTCGCCAG GTCTCCCAGTAAGCCCTTGGTGAGGAGGCCGATGGGTGGAAGGATGGACTGGGAGTCAGTCAGCCGGAACTCCAGAGCCTCTCTGTCTGACGACCGCCTGGAGACCCAGAGCCTGCCCACACGCTCCCCACCAGGCACCCCCAACCA GAACTCCAAGTTTGCACAAGAGCGCCTGCGGCCGTCCTCCGTGGGACACCTGCTGGACCATGTGATCTACCACGACCATGCCTCGCCCTGCCCGACCTTTACTAATCACAAGTCAGCCTCCTCAACCCAGGCCAACTCCATCAGCCTAGATTCTACCCC GTCACCAGACTCGACCGTCGACGGCCAGCCGCCAGCTCTTCCCCCTAAGCAGGCCAGGAGGCCTCTGTGCAGTCAGTCCCAGTCCCACTCTCAGCAGGAGTTGGACAACCACGTCAATGAGCTGTACGACACGCCTCTGTCAGAAGACAAGACTATG CCCAATGGAGTGCTTCCTCATGACAATCTGGTGTTCATTAAAATGTGCCCCGACGAACAAGGACGATTTGGATTCAATGTGAAGGGTGGGCTGGACCAGAAGATGCCTGTGATCGTGTCCCGAGTGGCCCCGGGAACAGCG GCTGACCTGTGTGTTCCCCGGCTGAACGAGGGAGACCAGGTGGTTCTGATTAACGGTCAGGACATCTCAGAGCACACCCACGACCAGGTGGTCATGTTCATCAAGGCCAGCTGTGAGGAGAGCGACTCAGGAGAGCTGAACCTGCTGGTCAGACCCAACG CCATGTATGACCTGGTAGAGGAGGAGAAGCTGGAGGATGGAGATACGGAGTCTAACTACCAGTACTCCCCAGAGAGGGctccccaggaccaggaccagcACCAGGACCAGTCCCAGCCAGACCACCACCCATCCTGCTGGAGAGACTCCATACTACAGCTGAAAGAAGGCTTGAGCACTGGGGCCGTACAGCAACAGTTTGAT CAACTCTACCGGAAAAGGCCTGGATTGACAATGTCATGTGCCAAATTACCTCAGAACATTTCCAAAAATCGATATCGAGACATTTCACCAT ATGATGCAACCAGGGTTATTCTGAAGGGCGAGGATGGGGACTATATCAATGCAAATTACATCAAT ATGGTGATCGCAGCATCCAGTGCTGTAAACCGCTACATCGCGTGCCAGGGCCCGCTGCCCGCCACCTGCTCTGACTTCTGGAGGATGACTTGGGAACAGGGCTCCAACATGGTGGTCATGCTCACCACGCAGGTGGAGAGAGGACGG GTGAAGTGTCATCAGTATTGGCCCAACTCTGGTGCCATCGCTACCCATGGGGACTTCCAGGTGTCCTGTGTGACAGAAGAAGGGAAATCAGCATTTCTGGTCAGAGAGATAACTCTCACACACCTGGAG AGTGGGGAGAGCAGGCCGCTGACTCAGATCCAGTACATGGCCTGGCCTGACCACGGTGTCCCAGACGACTACACTGACTTCCTGGACTTTGTCAGTCTGGTCCGCAGGAAGAGGGAGGGCAAGGAGGAGCCGGTGATAGTACACTGCAG CGCTGGGATTGGTCGGACTGGGGTGCTCATCACCATGGAAACAGCCATGTGTTTGATTGAGTGCAATCAGCCCGTGTATCCGTTGGATATCGTGAGGACAATGAGAGACCAGAGGGCCATGATGATCCAGACCCCG AGCCAGTACAGGTTTGTCTGTGAGGCGATCCTCAAGGTGTACAAGGAGGAGCTGGTCAAACCCCTGACACCCACAAAGCCCCTGACACCCGTAGAGTCTCTGACGCCCACAAAGCCCCTGACACCCGTAGAGTCTCTGACGCCCACAAAGCCCCTGACACCCGTAGAGTCTCTGACACCCACAAAGCCCCTGACACCCGTAGAGTCTCTGACGCCTACAAAGCCCCTGACACCCGTAGAGTCTCTGACGCCCACAAAGCCCCTGACACCCGTAGAGTCTCTGACGCCCACAAAGCCCCTGACACCCGTAGAGTCTCTGACGCCCACAAAGCCCCTGACACCTGTAGAGTCTCTGATGCCCACAAAGCCCCTGACACCCGTAGAGTCTCTGACGCCCACAAAGCCCCTGACACCCGTAGAGTCTCTGACGCCCACAAAGCCCCTGACACCCGTAGAGTCTCTGACGCCCACAAAGCCCCTGACACCCGTAGAGTCTCTGACGCCCACAAAGCCCTTGACGACCTTAGAGCCCCTGACACCCACAAAgccagaggtagagacagagacagagtcggctttagacctgctgggacggactgatggactgactgactga
- the LOC115196008 gene encoding tyrosine-protein phosphatase non-receptor type 4-like isoform X3, with protein sequence MTSPSQLPAGSNYNDRASELAQDRQHTEVVCNVLLLDNTVQAFKVNKHDQGQVLLDVVFKHLELTERDYFGLQLADDSSDSQRWLDPTKPIRKQLKRGSPHSLNFRVKFFVTDPNKLQEEYTRYQYFLQIKQDILSGRLPCPYITAALLASYAVQSELGDYSQDENLPGYLSEYSFIPNAPQDFEKEIAKQHQQHKGLPPAQSEFNYLNTARTLELYGVELHYARDQSNTDILIGVMSTGIVTYKNRVRINCFPWLQIVKISFKCRQFFIQLRRELNESREALLAFNMVNYRACKNLWKACVEHHTFFRLDRPLPPQKNFFAHVFQLGSKYRYCGRTEVQSVQYGKEKGIKDRVFARSPSKPLVRRPMGGRMDWESVSRNSRASLSDDRLETQSLPTRSPPGTPNHRNSKFAQERLRPSSVGHLLDHVIYHDHASPCPTFTNHKSASSTQANSISLDSTPSPDSTVDGQPPALPPKQARRPLCSQSQSHSQQELDNHVNELYDTPLSEDKTMPNGVLPHDNLVFIKMCPDEQGRFGFNVKGGLDQKMPVIVSRVAPGTAADLCVPRLNEGDQVVLINGQDISEHTHDQVVMFIKASCEESDSGELNLLVRPNAMYDLVEEEKLEDGDTESNYQYSPERAPQDQDQHQDQSQPDHHPSCWRDSILQLKEGLSTGAVQQQFDQLYRKRPGLTMSCAKLPQNISKNRYRDISPYDATRVILKGEDGDYINANYINMVIAASSAVNRYIACQGPLPATCSDFWRMTWEQGSNMVVMLTTQVERGRVKCHQYWPNSGAIATHGDFQVSCVTEEGKSAFLVREITLTHLESGESRPLTQIQYMAWPDHGVPDDYTDFLDFVSLVRRKREGKEEPVIVHCSAGIGRTGVLITMETAMCLIECNQPVYPLDIVRTMRDQRAMMIQTPVI encoded by the exons AAGCACGATCAAGGACAGGTCCTGCTGGATGTAGTGTTCAAACACCTGGAGCTGACGGAGAGAGACTACTTCGGCCTACAGCTGGCCGACGACTCCTCAGACAGTCAG AGGTGGCTGGATCCGACCAAACCCATCAGAAAGCAATTAAAAA GGGGGTCTCCACACAGTTTAAATTTTAGGGTTAAATTCTTTGTAACCGACCCCAATAAACTTCAGGAGGAGTATACAAG GTACCAGTACTTTTTGCAGATTAAACAGGACATACTTAGTGGAAG ACTGCCGTGTCCATACATCACAGCCGCTCTTCTTGCTTCGTACGCTGTTCAAT CTGAGCTAGGGGACTACAGTCAGGACGAGAACTTGCCCGGCTACCTCTCCGAATACTCTTTCATCCCCAACGCACCACAAGACTTTGAGAAAGAGATTGCCAAACAGCATCAGCAACACAA GGGACTGCCTCCTGCCCAGTCAGAGTTCAATTATCTAAACACAGCACGGACACTAGAGCTCTATGGAGTCGAATTGCACTATGCGAGG GATCAAAGCAACACTGACATTTTAATCGGAGTGATGTCAACTGGGATTGTCACCTATAAGAACAGGGTACGAATCAACTGCTTTCCATG gcTACAGATTGTAAAGATCTCGTTTAAATGTAGACAGTTTTTTATTCAACTCCGAAGAGAATTG aatGAGAGCCGTGAGGCGCTGTTAGCCTTTAACATGGTGAACTACCGAGCCTGTAAGAACCTATGGAAGGCCTGTGTAGAGCACCACACCTTCTTCAGACTGGACCGACCCTTACCACCACAGAAGAACTTCTTTGCACATGTCTTCCAACTGGGCTCCAAGTACCGCTACTG TGGTAGGACAGAGGTGCAGTCTGTCCAGTACGGCAAGGAGAAGGGCATCAAGGACAGGGTGTTCGCCAG GTCTCCCAGTAAGCCCTTGGTGAGGAGGCCGATGGGTGGAAGGATGGACTGGGAGTCAGTCAGCCGGAACTCCAGAGCCTCTCTGTCTGACGACCGCCTGGAGACCCAGAGCCTGCCCACACGCTCCCCACCAGGCACCCCCAACCA CAGGAACTCCAAGTTTGCACAAGAGCGCCTGCGGCCGTCCTCCGTGGGACACCTGCTGGACCATGTGATCTACCACGACCATGCCTCGCCCTGCCCGACCTTTACTAATCACAAGTCAGCCTCCTCAACCCAGGCCAACTCCATCAGCCTAGATTCTACCCC GTCACCAGACTCGACCGTCGACGGCCAGCCGCCAGCTCTTCCCCCTAAGCAGGCCAGGAGGCCTCTGTGCAGTCAGTCCCAGTCCCACTCTCAGCAGGAGTTGGACAACCACGTCAATGAGCTGTACGACACGCCTCTGTCAGAAGACAAGACTATG CCCAATGGAGTGCTTCCTCATGACAATCTGGTGTTCATTAAAATGTGCCCCGACGAACAAGGACGATTTGGATTCAATGTGAAGGGTGGGCTGGACCAGAAGATGCCTGTGATCGTGTCCCGAGTGGCCCCGGGAACAGCG GCTGACCTGTGTGTTCCCCGGCTGAACGAGGGAGACCAGGTGGTTCTGATTAACGGTCAGGACATCTCAGAGCACACCCACGACCAGGTGGTCATGTTCATCAAGGCCAGCTGTGAGGAGAGCGACTCAGGAGAGCTGAACCTGCTGGTCAGACCCAACG CCATGTATGACCTGGTAGAGGAGGAGAAGCTGGAGGATGGAGATACGGAGTCTAACTACCAGTACTCCCCAGAGAGGGctccccaggaccaggaccagcACCAGGACCAGTCCCAGCCAGACCACCACCCATCCTGCTGGAGAGACTCCATACTACAGCTGAAAGAAGGCTTGAGCACTGGGGCCGTACAGCAACAGTTTGAT CAACTCTACCGGAAAAGGCCTGGATTGACAATGTCATGTGCCAAATTACCTCAGAACATTTCCAAAAATCGATATCGAGACATTTCACCAT ATGATGCAACCAGGGTTATTCTGAAGGGCGAGGATGGGGACTATATCAATGCAAATTACATCAAT ATGGTGATCGCAGCATCCAGTGCTGTAAACCGCTACATCGCGTGCCAGGGCCCGCTGCCCGCCACCTGCTCTGACTTCTGGAGGATGACTTGGGAACAGGGCTCCAACATGGTGGTCATGCTCACCACGCAGGTGGAGAGAGGACGG GTGAAGTGTCATCAGTATTGGCCCAACTCTGGTGCCATCGCTACCCATGGGGACTTCCAGGTGTCCTGTGTGACAGAAGAAGGGAAATCAGCATTTCTGGTCAGAGAGATAACTCTCACACACCTGGAG AGTGGGGAGAGCAGGCCGCTGACTCAGATCCAGTACATGGCCTGGCCTGACCACGGTGTCCCAGACGACTACACTGACTTCCTGGACTTTGTCAGTCTGGTCCGCAGGAAGAGGGAGGGCAAGGAGGAGCCGGTGATAGTACACTGCAG CGCTGGGATTGGTCGGACTGGGGTGCTCATCACCATGGAAACAGCCATGTGTTTGATTGAGTGCAATCAGCCCGTGTATCCGTTGGATATCGTGAGGACAATGAGAGACCAGAGGGCCATGATGATCCAGACCCCGGTAATCTGA
- the LOC115196008 gene encoding tyrosine-protein phosphatase non-receptor type 4-like isoform X1: MTSPSQLPAGSNYNDRASELAQDRQHTEVVCNVLLLDNTVQAFKVNKHDQGQVLLDVVFKHLELTERDYFGLQLADDSSDSQRWLDPTKPIRKQLKRGSPHSLNFRVKFFVTDPNKLQEEYTRYQYFLQIKQDILSGRLPCPYITAALLASYAVQSELGDYSQDENLPGYLSEYSFIPNAPQDFEKEIAKQHQQHKGLPPAQSEFNYLNTARTLELYGVELHYARDQSNTDILIGVMSTGIVTYKNRVRINCFPWLQIVKISFKCRQFFIQLRRELNESREALLAFNMVNYRACKNLWKACVEHHTFFRLDRPLPPQKNFFAHVFQLGSKYRYCGRTEVQSVQYGKEKGIKDRVFARSPSKPLVRRPMGGRMDWESVSRNSRASLSDDRLETQSLPTRSPPGTPNHRNSKFAQERLRPSSVGHLLDHVIYHDHASPCPTFTNHKSASSTQANSISLDSTPSPDSTVDGQPPALPPKQARRPLCSQSQSHSQQELDNHVNELYDTPLSEDKTMPNGVLPHDNLVFIKMCPDEQGRFGFNVKGGLDQKMPVIVSRVAPGTAADLCVPRLNEGDQVVLINGQDISEHTHDQVVMFIKASCEESDSGELNLLVRPNAMYDLVEEEKLEDGDTESNYQYSPERAPQDQDQHQDQSQPDHHPSCWRDSILQLKEGLSTGAVQQQFDQLYRKRPGLTMSCAKLPQNISKNRYRDISPYDATRVILKGEDGDYINANYINMVIAASSAVNRYIACQGPLPATCSDFWRMTWEQGSNMVVMLTTQVERGRVKCHQYWPNSGAIATHGDFQVSCVTEEGKSAFLVREITLTHLESGESRPLTQIQYMAWPDHGVPDDYTDFLDFVSLVRRKREGKEEPVIVHCSAGIGRTGVLITMETAMCLIECNQPVYPLDIVRTMRDQRAMMIQTPSQYRFVCEAILKVYKEELVKPLTPTKPLTPVESLTPTKPLTPVESLTPTKPLTPVESLTPTKPLTPVESLTPTKPLTPVESLTPTKPLTPVESLTPTKPLTPVESLTPTKPLTPVESLMPTKPLTPVESLTPTKPLTPVESLTPTKPLTPVESLTPTKPLTPVESLTPTKPLTTLEPLTPTKPEVETETESALDLLGRTDGLTD, encoded by the exons AAGCACGATCAAGGACAGGTCCTGCTGGATGTAGTGTTCAAACACCTGGAGCTGACGGAGAGAGACTACTTCGGCCTACAGCTGGCCGACGACTCCTCAGACAGTCAG AGGTGGCTGGATCCGACCAAACCCATCAGAAAGCAATTAAAAA GGGGGTCTCCACACAGTTTAAATTTTAGGGTTAAATTCTTTGTAACCGACCCCAATAAACTTCAGGAGGAGTATACAAG GTACCAGTACTTTTTGCAGATTAAACAGGACATACTTAGTGGAAG ACTGCCGTGTCCATACATCACAGCCGCTCTTCTTGCTTCGTACGCTGTTCAAT CTGAGCTAGGGGACTACAGTCAGGACGAGAACTTGCCCGGCTACCTCTCCGAATACTCTTTCATCCCCAACGCACCACAAGACTTTGAGAAAGAGATTGCCAAACAGCATCAGCAACACAA GGGACTGCCTCCTGCCCAGTCAGAGTTCAATTATCTAAACACAGCACGGACACTAGAGCTCTATGGAGTCGAATTGCACTATGCGAGG GATCAAAGCAACACTGACATTTTAATCGGAGTGATGTCAACTGGGATTGTCACCTATAAGAACAGGGTACGAATCAACTGCTTTCCATG gcTACAGATTGTAAAGATCTCGTTTAAATGTAGACAGTTTTTTATTCAACTCCGAAGAGAATTG aatGAGAGCCGTGAGGCGCTGTTAGCCTTTAACATGGTGAACTACCGAGCCTGTAAGAACCTATGGAAGGCCTGTGTAGAGCACCACACCTTCTTCAGACTGGACCGACCCTTACCACCACAGAAGAACTTCTTTGCACATGTCTTCCAACTGGGCTCCAAGTACCGCTACTG TGGTAGGACAGAGGTGCAGTCTGTCCAGTACGGCAAGGAGAAGGGCATCAAGGACAGGGTGTTCGCCAG GTCTCCCAGTAAGCCCTTGGTGAGGAGGCCGATGGGTGGAAGGATGGACTGGGAGTCAGTCAGCCGGAACTCCAGAGCCTCTCTGTCTGACGACCGCCTGGAGACCCAGAGCCTGCCCACACGCTCCCCACCAGGCACCCCCAACCA CAGGAACTCCAAGTTTGCACAAGAGCGCCTGCGGCCGTCCTCCGTGGGACACCTGCTGGACCATGTGATCTACCACGACCATGCCTCGCCCTGCCCGACCTTTACTAATCACAAGTCAGCCTCCTCAACCCAGGCCAACTCCATCAGCCTAGATTCTACCCC GTCACCAGACTCGACCGTCGACGGCCAGCCGCCAGCTCTTCCCCCTAAGCAGGCCAGGAGGCCTCTGTGCAGTCAGTCCCAGTCCCACTCTCAGCAGGAGTTGGACAACCACGTCAATGAGCTGTACGACACGCCTCTGTCAGAAGACAAGACTATG CCCAATGGAGTGCTTCCTCATGACAATCTGGTGTTCATTAAAATGTGCCCCGACGAACAAGGACGATTTGGATTCAATGTGAAGGGTGGGCTGGACCAGAAGATGCCTGTGATCGTGTCCCGAGTGGCCCCGGGAACAGCG GCTGACCTGTGTGTTCCCCGGCTGAACGAGGGAGACCAGGTGGTTCTGATTAACGGTCAGGACATCTCAGAGCACACCCACGACCAGGTGGTCATGTTCATCAAGGCCAGCTGTGAGGAGAGCGACTCAGGAGAGCTGAACCTGCTGGTCAGACCCAACG CCATGTATGACCTGGTAGAGGAGGAGAAGCTGGAGGATGGAGATACGGAGTCTAACTACCAGTACTCCCCAGAGAGGGctccccaggaccaggaccagcACCAGGACCAGTCCCAGCCAGACCACCACCCATCCTGCTGGAGAGACTCCATACTACAGCTGAAAGAAGGCTTGAGCACTGGGGCCGTACAGCAACAGTTTGAT CAACTCTACCGGAAAAGGCCTGGATTGACAATGTCATGTGCCAAATTACCTCAGAACATTTCCAAAAATCGATATCGAGACATTTCACCAT ATGATGCAACCAGGGTTATTCTGAAGGGCGAGGATGGGGACTATATCAATGCAAATTACATCAAT ATGGTGATCGCAGCATCCAGTGCTGTAAACCGCTACATCGCGTGCCAGGGCCCGCTGCCCGCCACCTGCTCTGACTTCTGGAGGATGACTTGGGAACAGGGCTCCAACATGGTGGTCATGCTCACCACGCAGGTGGAGAGAGGACGG GTGAAGTGTCATCAGTATTGGCCCAACTCTGGTGCCATCGCTACCCATGGGGACTTCCAGGTGTCCTGTGTGACAGAAGAAGGGAAATCAGCATTTCTGGTCAGAGAGATAACTCTCACACACCTGGAG AGTGGGGAGAGCAGGCCGCTGACTCAGATCCAGTACATGGCCTGGCCTGACCACGGTGTCCCAGACGACTACACTGACTTCCTGGACTTTGTCAGTCTGGTCCGCAGGAAGAGGGAGGGCAAGGAGGAGCCGGTGATAGTACACTGCAG CGCTGGGATTGGTCGGACTGGGGTGCTCATCACCATGGAAACAGCCATGTGTTTGATTGAGTGCAATCAGCCCGTGTATCCGTTGGATATCGTGAGGACAATGAGAGACCAGAGGGCCATGATGATCCAGACCCCG AGCCAGTACAGGTTTGTCTGTGAGGCGATCCTCAAGGTGTACAAGGAGGAGCTGGTCAAACCCCTGACACCCACAAAGCCCCTGACACCCGTAGAGTCTCTGACGCCCACAAAGCCCCTGACACCCGTAGAGTCTCTGACGCCCACAAAGCCCCTGACACCCGTAGAGTCTCTGACACCCACAAAGCCCCTGACACCCGTAGAGTCTCTGACGCCTACAAAGCCCCTGACACCCGTAGAGTCTCTGACGCCCACAAAGCCCCTGACACCCGTAGAGTCTCTGACGCCCACAAAGCCCCTGACACCCGTAGAGTCTCTGACGCCCACAAAGCCCCTGACACCTGTAGAGTCTCTGATGCCCACAAAGCCCCTGACACCCGTAGAGTCTCTGACGCCCACAAAGCCCCTGACACCCGTAGAGTCTCTGACGCCCACAAAGCCCCTGACACCCGTAGAGTCTCTGACGCCCACAAAGCCCCTGACACCCGTAGAGTCTCTGACGCCCACAAAGCCCTTGACGACCTTAGAGCCCCTGACACCCACAAAgccagaggtagagacagagacagagtcggctttagacctgctgggacggactgatggactgactgactga
- the LOC115196011 gene encoding ras-related protein ralB-B, whose amino-acid sequence MSTGKSKNQSSLVLHKVIMVGSGGVGKSALTLQFMYDEFVEDYEPTKADSYRKKVVLDGEEVQIDILDTAGQEDYAAIRDNYFRSGEGFLLVFSITEHESFTATSEFREQIMRVKAENDTIPLLVVGNKSDLEDRRQVSLDEVRAKAEEWGVQYVETSAKTRANVDKVFFDLMREVRKKKMSESKDKGGKEGKIKKAFKCCLL is encoded by the exons ATGTCTACCGGAAAGAGTAAGAACCAGAGCTCTCTGGTGCTGCACAAGGTGATCATGGTGGGAAGTGGAGGTGTCGGGAAGTCAGCCCTCACTCTGCAGTTCATGTATGACGAG TTTGTGGAGGATTACGAGCCCACCAAGGCAGACAGCTACAGGAAGAAGGTGGTGCTGGATGGAGAGGAGGTCCAGATTGACATCCTGGACACAGCTGGACAGGAGGACTATGCTGCCATCAGAGACAACTACTTCCGGAGCGGAGAGGGCTTCCTGCTAGTCTTCTCCATCACCGAACATGAGTCGTTCACCGCCACCTCAGAGTTCCG GGAGCAGATTATGCGGGTGAAAGCAGAGAACGATACCATCCCTCTGTTGGTGGTGGGGAACAAGTCGGATCTGGAGGACCGTAGGCAGGTGTCATTGGATGAGGTCAGGGCCAAGGCAGAGGAGTGGGGGGTGCAGTACGTGGAGACCTCAGCCAAGACACGAGCCAACGTTGACAAG GTATTCTTTGATCTCATGAGGGAGGTGCGAAAAAAGAAAATGTCAGAGAGCAAGGACAAGGGTGGAAAAGAAGGCAAGATCAAGAAGGCTTTCAAATGTTGTCTGCTTTGA